TGTGGTGCTGATGACGCCGCAGGGCAGGGTGTTCAACCAGGGAATTGCCCGAGAGCTTTCCGTGGAGGGAGGTCACTTGATTATTCTTTGTGGTCATTACGAAGGAGTCGATCATCGGGTGGTCGAGCAACTGGTGGACATTGAGCTTTCTATCGGCGATTATATTTTAACCAATGGCGCTATTGCTGCTGTGATCGTTATTGACGCTGTAGCGCGCCTGATACCCGGGGCTTTGGGTGATGAGCGCTCTCCCGTGGACGAGTCTTTTGCAGACGGTCTTTTGGAAGCCCCGGCTTACACCAAGCCCAATGTGTTCCGCGACATGGCTGTGCCGGATATCCTCCTGGGAGGCAACCACCCTGCCATTGAAAAATGGAAGCATGCGATGTCATTGGAGCGGACGCGTACGAATCGTCCGGATCTTTATGAGGCATGGGTGAAGAACCACGGTGGTGAGGCTAGATAGATAACCCCGGATTGCGTTACGCAGAGAAATCTTGGAATGGCCGTGGTTTTGGTGTAGGGAGGCATGGATATGAGTTCTGTTGTAAAGCGTTTTTTGAATTATGTACGGATTGATACGCAATCCGTTCCCAATGCAGGAGTGATTCCCAGTAGTGAGAAGCAGAAGAATCTCGCATTCCTGCTTGCGGATGAGTTGAAGGAACTGGGGGTTGTCACCGTTTCCGTTGATGAGTCCGGTACCGTTTATGCGTCGATTCCTGCCTCGGCGGGTATTGAGAATCTGCCCTCAATCGGATTTATAGCGCACATGGATACTTCTCCCGCCGTATCCGGCAAGGATGTCCGGGCTCGCATTGTTTCGAACTACGACGGTGGTGACATTGTGCTGAATGAAGCACAGAGGATTGTGCTTTCTCCGGTGGATTATCCGGAAATGCTCCAGTACAAGGGACAGGATTTGATTGTCACGGATGGTACGACCTTGCTGGGAGCGGACGATAAAGCGGGCATTGCCGAGATTATGACTATGGTGGAGACTCTGATGAACCGCCCGGAACTCTCTCACGGCGAAATCAAGATTGCCTTTACCCCTGATGAAGAGGTCGGGCATGGTACTGATGCTTTTGACGTAAAGCGTTTTGGTGCGGATTTTGCCTATACGGTCGATGGCGGTCAGCTGGGTGAGATCGAGTATGAAAATTTTAATGCCGCCAGTGTTAATCTAACGATTTCCGGGAAAAACATTCATCCCGGCTATGCCAAGGGCAAGATGAAAAATGCCTTGTTGATGGCGATGGAATTCCAGCAAATGCTGCCCGTGTTTGACAATCCCTCTTTTACAGAGGGTTACGAAGGCTTTTTTCATTTGGAAGCCCTGTCTGGTACGGTGGAACAGGCCCGGGCGGAGTACATCATCCGGGATCATGACCGCAATTCGTTTGAAACCCGGAAGGAATGCATCCGTTCCATTTGCTCTTATCTTAACGACAAGTATGGCGAAGGTGCGTTTACCGCGGAAATTGAGGATAGTTACTACAATATGAAGGAGAAGGTTGCCCCCTATCCCTTCCTGATGGATCATGCCAGGCAGGCTATGATAAATCTTGGCGTTGAAGCGTCCATTGTCCCTATTCGCGGCGGTACGGACGGAGCCCGGCTTTCCTTCATGGGACTTCCCTGCCCGAACCTGTGTGCCGGCGGACATAACTTCCACGGACGCTTTGAATACGTTCCCGTCCAGTCCTTGGAAAAAATTTCCGATATTCTTGTGGAAATAGTCCGTCTCTTTGGCACGGCGGGTGGTGTTTGATTCCTTTTTTAAAAGCCGTAAATACCTTGCAAAAGGGCGTATCCGGAAATCCCGGATACGCCCTTTTCCTTTGGGGTTGGTTGAATTTTTACTTGGTGACGGTGAGGGATTTTGCCTGTTCCTCCGTCAGTTCGATGCAAGTCCAGGGAAGTCCCCGGAGGTTGAGTTCCTCCATGAAGGGATCGGGATCGTTCTGTTCCATGTTGAAGACACCCTTGCCGCCCCACTTGCCCTCGAGGATCATGCGGGCTCCAATAGCGGCGGGTACTCCGGTCGTGTAGGAAATAGCCTGGGAACCGACTTCGCGGAAGCATTCCTCGTGGTCGCAGATGTTGTAAATGTAAACGGCTTTGAATTGACCGTCCTTGATACCGGTGATGACCGTGCCGATACAGGTTTTGCCGTGCGTCGTTTTGCCCAGGTCTCCCGGATTGGGGAGAACGGCCTTCAAAAACTGAAGAGGGACGATTTCCACGCCGTTGTACACGACCGGGTCGATACGGGTCATGCCGACATTCTGCAGGACCTCAAGATGCTTGAGATAGTTCGGAGAAAAGGACATCCAGAACTGAGCCCGGCGGATAGTGGGGATGTGCTTCACGAGGCTTTCCATTTCCTCATGGTACATACGGTAGATTTCGTAAGTACCGACGCCGTCCGGACAGGAGAATGTCTGGTGGAGACTCATCGGAGGGGTGGTTGTGAAATTACCGTTTTCCCAGTGGCGGCATTCGGCTGTGACTTCGCGGATATTAATCTCCGGATTGAAGTTGGTGGCAAAAGCCTGTCCATGATCTCCGCCGTTGACATCAATGATATCCAGCGTGTGGATTTCGTCGAAATGGTGTTTGAGAGCCCAAGCCGTGAAGACATTTGTTACGCCCGGATCGAAACCGGAACCGAGCAGGGCGTAAAGCCCGGCATCGCGGAAGCGATCCTGGTAGGCCCACTGCCAGGAGTATTCGAATTTGGCGACATCAAGCGGTTCATAGTTGGCCGTGTCCATGTAGTGGACACCTGCCTGGAGGCACGCTTCCATGAGGTTCAGGTCCTGATAGGGCAGGGCGACGTTGATGAGCAGCTTGGGTTTGACCGTCCGAAGAAGGGCTGTCGTTGCTTCGACATCGTCCGCATCAATGGCGTGCGTGGTGATGTCACGGCCGGTGCGAGCCTTGACGTCCTCTGCAATGGCGTCGCATTTGGCAAGAGTTCTGGATGCCAGATGGATTTCATGGAAGACGTCGGAAAGCTGGGCACATTTATTGGCGACGACATGGCCGACTCCGCCGGCTCCGATGATCAGAACGGTATTCATGTTGGATGGATAGATCAGAAATAACGGGTATGCGGGGCATCCCCCAGCCGGAGGAGTTCCTGCGAACACGCACCCAACAAAAAGGAAAATCCCGGTAATTGCAATACAAGAATTGTCGACATAGTGTCACAGAGGGAAAGGCCCCGTCTTCCCATCTTCTTCCGGAAGGACTCCGGAAAACGAATTTTCATTCTCCGGGGCCACTTTACGTAAAAAATGATTGCGGGATTGCCCTTGGATTAGTAGCATGAATGAAATCTGACCTTTTTGCTATTCCCTATGTTCTCTAAAAAAAATCTCCCCCGTTTGTCACGTTGTGGTTTTACGTTGGTGGAACTCATTGTCGTTGTGGCGATCATAGCCATTATGCTTTCTCTTGGAGGCAACATGTTAAAAAATGTCGGGCAGGGGCAGGGACTCGAAGCATCTGTTCAGATGCTGCAGGATACGGTGCGTGAAGCGCGTCTGGAAGCCATCGGCAAGACGACATGGTCGCGAGTGGTTCTTGTCAGCAATCCGGACGACGATTCTCCGAAGACGAAGAATCTGCACTATCTGATCGTCATGTACAAGGAACCGATGCGTATGACTCAGGCGACTTCCATCGACGACGGAGAATGGAAGATGTCCGGACGCGGTCGGTATTTGCCGAGCGGATTTTTTGTCAGCCCTAAATACAGTACTCTCCTGAAGACGGAGAAAAACGTCAATGATGCCATGTTCCGCAATAACAAGGAATTCAAGGATTTGACGGACAATATGCGCATTTCTAACAAGGGTAATTCAGAGATTTTTTATCTCGAATTCGATCCGCAAGGCCGTTTGACGGAGCCTGCCCGTCCGACTCGTCTGGTGGTTATCGGCGGAGCTCCGGACAAGAACGCCAGTTCCGACAACTTTGGCATTCGTCCCTATCCCGTTAATCCCAAGACCAAGCTGCCGACCTCGGCTGCCGGTATTGTGGTATGGCCCAAGGGCAACATCAGCATGTTGCGTACGCCGGAACAGATGTTTGCCGATTTCAAGTAATTATCGGATTGGACACGGTTAAAAACTGAAATTATACTACCTTGAAATTCCCGCC
This is a stretch of genomic DNA from Akkermansia sp. N21116. It encodes these proteins:
- the trmD gene encoding tRNA (guanosine(37)-N1)-methyltransferase TrmD, with amino-acid sequence MAEPSLQIDVLTLFPEMVEAPLGESILGRARQKGLIEIQAHNIRDWTTDKHRKTDDYLCGGGQGMLMKPEPIFAAVEALRRANTRVVLMTPQGRVFNQGIARELSVEGGHLIILCGHYEGVDHRVVEQLVDIELSIGDYILTNGAIAAVIVIDAVARLIPGALGDERSPVDESFADGLLEAPAYTKPNVFRDMAVPDILLGGNHPAIEKWKHAMSLERTRTNRPDLYEAWVKNHGGEAR
- the pepT gene encoding peptidase T; the encoded protein is MSSVVKRFLNYVRIDTQSVPNAGVIPSSEKQKNLAFLLADELKELGVVTVSVDESGTVYASIPASAGIENLPSIGFIAHMDTSPAVSGKDVRARIVSNYDGGDIVLNEAQRIVLSPVDYPEMLQYKGQDLIVTDGTTLLGADDKAGIAEIMTMVETLMNRPELSHGEIKIAFTPDEEVGHGTDAFDVKRFGADFAYTVDGGQLGEIEYENFNAASVNLTISGKNIHPGYAKGKMKNALLMAMEFQQMLPVFDNPSFTEGYEGFFHLEALSGTVEQARAEYIIRDHDRNSFETRKECIRSICSYLNDKYGEGAFTAEIEDSYYNMKEKVAPYPFLMDHARQAMINLGVEASIVPIRGGTDGARLSFMGLPCPNLCAGGHNFHGRFEYVPVQSLEKISDILVEIVRLFGTAGGV
- a CDS encoding saccharopine dehydrogenase family protein; the encoded protein is MNTVLIIGAGGVGHVVANKCAQLSDVFHEIHLASRTLAKCDAIAEDVKARTGRDITTHAIDADDVEATTALLRTVKPKLLINVALPYQDLNLMEACLQAGVHYMDTANYEPLDVAKFEYSWQWAYQDRFRDAGLYALLGSGFDPGVTNVFTAWALKHHFDEIHTLDIIDVNGGDHGQAFATNFNPEINIREVTAECRHWENGNFTTTPPMSLHQTFSCPDGVGTYEIYRMYHEEMESLVKHIPTIRRAQFWMSFSPNYLKHLEVLQNVGMTRIDPVVYNGVEIVPLQFLKAVLPNPGDLGKTTHGKTCIGTVITGIKDGQFKAVYIYNICDHEECFREVGSQAISYTTGVPAAIGARMILEGKWGGKGVFNMEQNDPDPFMEELNLRGLPWTCIELTEEQAKSLTVTK
- a CDS encoding prepilin-type N-terminal cleavage/methylation domain-containing protein, whose product is MFSKKNLPRLSRCGFTLVELIVVVAIIAIMLSLGGNMLKNVGQGQGLEASVQMLQDTVREARLEAIGKTTWSRVVLVSNPDDDSPKTKNLHYLIVMYKEPMRMTQATSIDDGEWKMSGRGRYLPSGFFVSPKYSTLLKTEKNVNDAMFRNNKEFKDLTDNMRISNKGNSEIFYLEFDPQGRLTEPARPTRLVVIGGAPDKNASSDNFGIRPYPVNPKTKLPTSAAGIVVWPKGNISMLRTPEQMFADFK